The Streptomyces sp. NBC_00162 genome window below encodes:
- the dut gene encoding dUTP diphosphatase: protein MSQNEYAPVDVLIRRVDPEVPLPAYSHPGDAGCDLVTTQAAELEPGERTVLPTGVSIALPDGYAAFVHPRSGLAARCGLALVNAPGTVDAGYRGEIKVIVVNLDPRESVRFERFDRIAQLVVQRVEKVRFHEVAELPGSARAEGGFGSTGGHPAVAGSGAGQQGGNGYASVVTDREGQ from the coding sequence ATGTCCCAGAACGAGTACGCACCGGTCGACGTGTTGATCCGCCGCGTCGACCCCGAGGTGCCCCTCCCCGCCTACAGTCACCCCGGTGACGCCGGCTGCGACCTGGTGACCACCCAGGCCGCCGAGCTGGAGCCCGGCGAGCGGACCGTACTCCCCACCGGGGTGTCCATCGCCCTGCCCGACGGGTACGCGGCCTTCGTGCACCCGCGGTCGGGCCTGGCCGCCCGCTGCGGGCTCGCGCTCGTGAATGCCCCGGGGACGGTGGATGCCGGGTACCGTGGGGAGATCAAGGTGATCGTGGTCAATCTCGACCCGCGCGAGAGCGTTCGGTTCGAGCGTTTCGACCGCATTGCCCAGCTGGTTGTCCAGCGGGTCGAGAAGGTGCGCTTCCACGAGGTGGCGGAACTTCCCGGCTCGGCCCGGGCCGAGGGGGGTTTCGGCTCCACCGGCGGTCATCCGGCCGTGGCCGGATCCGGCGCTGGTCAGCAGGGTGGGAATGGCTACGC
- a CDS encoding PaaI family thioesterase, protein MSGRNTALTPPADATAPVRHPDAPAPGELLGAHYEHCFGCGEGQPHGLHLEARAGEGVRVTAEFTVKPAHQGAPGLAHGGVLATALDETLGSLNWLLRVIAVTGRLETDFVRPVPVDTVLYLEAEVTAVAGRKIYSTAVGRIGGPEGLVAVRADALFIEVKVDHFIDNGRPEEIRAAMADPDQVRRARAFEVNP, encoded by the coding sequence GTGAGTGGACGAAACACAGCGTTGACGCCCCCGGCCGATGCCACCGCGCCGGTCCGGCACCCCGATGCACCGGCACCGGGCGAGCTCCTCGGCGCGCACTACGAGCACTGCTTCGGCTGCGGCGAGGGCCAGCCGCACGGACTCCACCTGGAGGCCCGTGCGGGCGAGGGCGTGCGCGTCACCGCCGAGTTCACCGTCAAGCCCGCGCACCAGGGTGCCCCCGGTCTCGCCCACGGCGGCGTGCTGGCCACGGCGCTCGACGAGACGCTCGGCTCGCTGAACTGGCTGCTGCGCGTCATCGCCGTGACGGGGCGGCTGGAGACCGACTTCGTACGGCCCGTGCCGGTGGACACCGTGCTGTACCTGGAGGCCGAGGTCACCGCCGTGGCCGGGCGGAAGATCTACTCCACGGCGGTCGGCCGGATAGGCGGGCCCGAGGGCCTCGTGGCCGTGCGGGCGGACGCGCTCTTCATCGAGGTGAAGGTCGACCACTTCATCGACAACGGTCGGCCCGAGGAGATCCGGGCGGCGATGGCCGACCCGGACCAGGTCAGGCGCGCACGCGCCTTCGAGGTGAACCCCTGA